The DNA window TGAATGTTGCAATGtctaattagatttttttttaattttctcctgGCTAATTcttcattctctttttaaaaaataaactcagtTGCCACTTGTCCAAGAAGGAAACGGAAAAGATCATCACTTTGTCACATCAATACTTGAAAGGCTAAGGCAAGTGgttctctgagttcgaagccagcctggtctacaaagtgagttctagggtagccagggccacacagaaaaacaaacaaaagaacaacaactcagaataaaaaacaaaagaagaagggtAGAAGGATGTGCTGGGGAGATCGCTCAGCagttccaaaggtcccaagttcaatttctagcacccacatggcaactcatgaccatctgtagctccagttctaggggatccaataaacttttctggcttctataggctaagctctctctctctctctctctctctctctctctcacacacacacacacacacacacacatacacacacactacacagagaCATATTCAGGCAAAGCActattataaacataaaatacaaataatttaaggaagaggaggaaaaggaagaaaggggatgtGGAGGGACGGCTCCCTGGCTAAGAGAACTTCCTTTTCTTGGAGGAGGATCCAAGTCTGATTCctggcatcctcttctgacctcagcaggcaCAAATATGGCATACattaacacaaacacatacatatgcatacatttatattttaaaattctttttaaaaatggaaagaaaaacaaaagaagtatTTGTTTCTAGGTGGAAAGATTATTCAGTGAAGAATTAGCAAATTCTCAGAGAGACCTGCAGTAAAAGAGCTTCTTTCTACCTAGGGAAACCAAATCTTTGAGTTTCTTCCAGTTTGTGAGAGATCAAAATTTACCCAACATAGATTTATCTAATGTAATTCCTATCTGCAGAACATCCAAATactttggaaattattttttgtGGTTGTAGCTGTTTGAATGTAAACATATATTCAAAAAAAACTCTTCATGGTGATGTAGCATTGGGCAAGCTATGAGGATACCTACTTCTGGTTATTTACTAAAAGttgatagccaggcagtggtggcacacacctttaatcccagcacttgggaggcagaggcaggtggaattctgagtttgaggccagcctggtctacagagtgggttcaaggtcagccagggctacacagagaaaccctgtctcaaaaagaaggaggaggaggaggaaagaggaagaggaggaagaagatcttttgttttgagatagcatGCAGTGAAAATTTCGGTTTCTTTAGcaactcagttgtgtcacatgatgtctttctggaagctgtcttgtgagcaGACATGTGCTGTTTAtcacaatagaaagcaaactagaatagaattggtaccagaagtaggGTATTGCTGTGAATGGCCTGGCCATGTTAGAGAGAGGAATGAAGAAAGATggctttgggctagaaaagctaCTGAGTGCTCCAAGCTTACTGATTGGCTGTTGTGGGAGGTTAGAAGGTGAGAGCATCGCAGATGATGAAGGCCATAATTACAGAGGGAACCAAGGACTATCAGTGTAGTGGAAAGTTCTCTGGTGAGTCAGTTGTGtgggatggtgttttgctgggacaaatacctgaaggagtgttttcctgaagtggatacaggtgtgaaagactaaggcagactcatgaaggagtgtttcactgaagcagacgcaggagagaggatgtcctgctaaagcaaacacgtgaaaggataCATGATTGATTCTTTGCTAGCGATGCACATGTATTGGTCCGCCTACATTGCATAGTTCAGCTACATTTGTCCAGACTCCGTGGACTggggctgattggatgcacatgctgaggcaaaaCACATGCTGAGACAAGGCACCTAGAGGACATGTAATGTTTGGAGGGTACCAATAGGACTCatggagtgatggagacagagcttggcttgctggtacagctagctgtgcaacgcttGTGGGTCTTGCATCTtccctgatctttgcttccccTGAGAGAGGCACACTGGAGAACTTCTGCTGACttgagccaaggctgaggcctggctgtctctgctaggtcctgtcactgctgttgctatCCAGACTCTACCGAACTGAATTGCTGGTAGATCCCTGGGGTGTTTCTGAGTGGtttgagctgctgctgctaatcTGTGAACTgtactgctgatttccagacaacacagacaagagttgctccaaagaacttttctaaacaggtccactacctctgtgtcctttctttcccactccctctggtgggtggtgggctgcaagggaggttaaagtgtttaagaaccatcattagaAATAAggttatatattaaaatttaaagttatgtATCAGGACTCttcatgtgatatttttattaagaatttgTAGTTTTGGTCAATTGGGTCTAAATAATAAGCTATGATTAACAAGAAACCACCACCCCTGATCTGGCACCAGGTATCAGGGTTGGAGCCTGGAGGGTTTGTGTTGTTTTTACATTCCTTTTTGAGCGAGAATAAGCCACTCTGTGCCAATAAGCCACAGAGTGTGtataaaggtcagagaacaacttacagGGGCCAATTCTCTCTGTCCATCATGTGGATTCTAGGGATCAaagaggtcatcaggcttggcagcaagtgcctttgcctaCCGAGTCTTTACACCAGCTCCACcgtggtttttgagacagtctctcactggacTGGATTTCAGCAAGAAAGCTAGGCTTgccttcttgtctctgcctccttggcATTGGAATTATGAGTTGTTCCACCgtgccatttttaaaaatgtaggttCTAGGAATTAAACTCGGCTCTCGGTGCTTATATAGTGAGCACTTTACAGAGGGAGTCACCTTGCCAGCACCTAGAATTCACTTTTATTCATATCCCAGTCTCCCCACGTAAGAAAGTGGGATCCCTTCTAGCATTACACCTAAGTTCTTAGTTGGATACTGAAGTCTTTTTTTAACAGATCTCTGGGGCTCAGAAGGCAAGAGCTCCTTGCAGAGGATTTAACCTCAATTCCTAGTACTCAACTtgccagctcacaactgcctataactctagtcccagaagatcagacactgtcctctgatctctgtgggTACTAGGtatatacattattttttttaaaaaaatcaataaaaaataaaaaaaaagaaaagaaaaagaaagaaaatcctttgGGAGCCTGGTATAATTGttatagctattttttttttttttaccatttgcAAACTGCACGTGAAAAAGCTTGCCATCTCTCCCATTGTTTCCTGGCTTATTCAGGATCCATGCAAAAAGGGGAGTGTAGATTTAGCCTAAAGCTCACCCACAGGGAAATCCTCCAGGAGTCTAGTAAGCAGCAGCTTTTAATGAGTCATGAGGTCCTGGCCCCTCCCCATCTGCCACCAACCAACACTTCTCGGGCATGCTaggaacccccaccccaccccacacccacacccaggtCTTTGCCCTGGGTCCAGAGTCTGGGTCCTACCTACATATGGCACCGAGGATACCTAGAGGCCCCATGCAAGAGAAGGCCCTTGTTTTCCAGGCACTGAGGACCGCAGTCCCTAATTCCTGGCAGTTCCTGAGATCTCAAGGAAAGCAGGGTCAGCGAGGAGGCCTGGGGAGAGGCATCCTACACCCGATCTTGTGGCCTGCTGCCTAAGGGAAACAGGTAGGTAATTTGTTGGAGGCCAGAGACAAAAAGCAACATTTTTGCTTTTAGTGTCCGCAGTGCTGGGGAGCCCGGTGTCAGGCTGGGCAGTCTTGGGAAGAGATTCtgtagaggagagagaagagagtcctATGGCTCAGTGCTGATTCTCAACTCCTCCCACATTCAGGAGACCATGACAGCTATGCTAACACTAGAAACCATGGCCAGTGAAGAAGAATATGGGCCGAGGAACTGTGTGGTGTGTGGAGACCGGGCCACAGGCTATCATTTCCACGCCCTGACTTGTGAGGGCTGCAAGGGCTTCTTCAGGTGAATGCTTCCTCCCCAACAGAAACAACCCCGACATTTCTATCAGTCCACCTTTAAACACTGGTACACCTCCAAGTTATAATCCTCTTGCAGCTAAGCTGAACTGCCCAGTGTCTAGCACTCTCAATCTTGCTGACCACAACGCAGTGTGAAACTGGTGACCTAATGACAAGGCAGGTTAACCATTTGTCCCAGAGACAGAGCCTAAGAGTCAAGAACACTTGTGTAGCACACACTACCTGCAAAGTACCGAGATCATTGCCACACGAGGGTTCCTGAGTAACCTTGTGTTCTCATGAAAACGCTCCAACTACCTCTGAAGACCTTTGCGCACAGCTCAGATGAGTCTGTTGTTAAATCGATCCGTCTTTTAGGCCGTGTCCTTTTGGGGTGCTCTTAGACCCACCTGCATGTTCTCTGCCATCTAAAACCATGCAGTGCCTGTCTCTATCTCACAGACGAACAGTCAGCAAAACCATTGGTCCCATCTGTCCGTTTGCTGGAAGGTGTGAGGTCAGCAAGGCCCAGAGACGCCACTGTCCAGCCTGCAGGTTGCAGAAGTGTCTAAATGTTGGCATGAGGAAAGACAGTGAGTTGGTCCCTACCGTTCCAGGAGTCCATTGGTGCTTCTCTGCTTTTGTTCAGGTTCCCACAGCAGGCAAAGTGAGCTGTTGGAAACCAATCAGATTCTGCCTGTTTTCAAAACTTCTAATCTCttgttttaaaaagcacttatttttaatgtgtgtgttcacctgcatatatgtctaagtaccatgtgtgtgcctggtgcccacaaaggCTAGAGAAGAGTGTTGGATCGCCTGGAACTTGAGTTCCATATGagttgccatatgggtgctgggattttaacccaggttctctgcaagatcaAGTGTTTTTAACCCTGAATTAAAAGTATCCCTCCAGTCTCTCCCCATCCCAATCTCTTTCAAGGTATATGCTTTCATGCATATCCTCTTCCAGACTTTGTCTCTTAACCTCCCTTCAATACATCCCAGCCACACGGGCTCAGTGCTATCCTTGAGCGTGTGTATCAAGCATACTGTTCCCCAAGGCTTTTCCCATTTGCCATCCCCTTGCCTGAAATGCCCTTCCCCTAGACATTCATATGGCTTgcttcttctcttctgtctcttaagTACATACAACCTGTCACCTCATAGGTACTTCTTAGTTATTGCTGCTTTCTCTGTGACAGGTAACTGTGCTATGCTTCCAACAGATAACAAGGCTGGTCTCCCACAACTTAAGTTGTCGGAGTCAGTCAGCTAGGAAACAGAATCACACTTCGGAATCAAGCCTGTCTGCCCCTCAAACTCCTGCTTTCCCTCCCATACTGCTTTTCAACACAGAGCAGTGGAAAAGACTGTAGAAGCCAAATGACCCTGCCCAACCTATATCACTTATTGTACAACTGTGGAAGTGTTACTGGAGTCGGCTTCTGACACACACATGAGGTCTGAGTTAGAGTTGCTAGATCCACTGACATCTAGCCTCAGAGCCTTTGAAATCACGATTTATGCAGATACAAAGTGATGTTTCCAATATTAAGACCCTTCTTCAATGTTTCCAAGGAGCCAAACATTCTATACCCTTCCCACTTTATTCTCCACCCTCCCCTTCTTTCCCATGGTGCATTGCTTTCTGCTGAAGTGTATCACAGATGAATATGAGATCGACAGAAAGTGTGCAGGGATTCCCCTGCCATCAGGAAACATTAATTCAATGAAGTCCCAAGGAAGCCTCagaaactctttcttccttcctccttccttatcTGGGGAGGTGGAGTGGCCCCAACTGAAGGGATGGCTGAAAGGTGCTCGCTGCTGGTCTCAACAGCTTTGTCATCTCTCTTGCCTGACACAGTGATACTGTCAGCAGAAGCCCTGGCATTGCGGCGAGCCAGACAGGCACAGCGGCGGGCAGAGAAAGCATCTTTGCAACTGAATCAGCAGCAGAAAGAACTGGTCCAGATCCTCCTGGGGGCCCACACTCGCCATGTGGGCCCCATGTTTGACCAGTTTGTGCAGTTCAAGGTGAGAACTTAACCAGGATGTGACCTGGGTACCTGAGGAGGTAACCCACAGAAGAAGGCTATGCCCTGATGGAGAACAGATCTCCAGAATCCCACGATGGGCAGGTTCCTCAGCAAAAAACCTTTCTTAGATAAGCCTGGTGAGCCCTCAAGGGCAGCCAAGGCTGGGGCCTCTTACTAAAGCTCTGAACTCTACAGCCTCCGGCCTATCTGTTCATGCATCACCGGCCTTTCCAGCCTCGGGGCCCCGTGTTGCCTCTGCTCACACACTTTGCAGATATCAACACGTTTATGGTGCAACAGATCATCAAGTTCACCAAGGATCTGCCGCTCTTCCGGTGAGTAGCACATGGCCTTTCAGGAAGCAAGTGCTCGCTCGGTAAGTCAGACCGGTCTCCGATTAAAGACTGGTATGACATCCtttagccttctgagtgctagggtcTTACATTTGCAGTGTGCCGATTGGACCTTTTTTTTGATGGATAGACCTAAGTCTAAAGTGCCCTTGTTTTCTACCCGACACAGGTCCCTAACCATGGAGGACCAGATCTCCCTTCTCAAGGGAGCGGCTGTGGAAATATTGCATATCTCACTCAACACTACGTTCTGTCTTCAAACAGAGAATTTCTTCTGTGGGCCTCTTTGCTACAAGATGGAGGACGCAGTCCATGGTGAGATGGTAGAACGGTCCAGGGTATGTATCTCAGTGGTATGAGGTGTGGAGCAATGGCCAGGAGGCTCCTCAGTCTACCATCTCTCACAGCAGGGTTCCAGTACGAGTTTTTGGAGTCGATCCTCCACTTCCATAAAAACCTGAAAGGACTGCATCTCCAGGAGCCTGAGTATGTGCTCATGGCTGCCACGGCCCTCTTCTCCCCTGGTGAGGATCATCCCAAAGCTGAGGAACTCTGGCCCCTTCCACCTCTACCCAACTCTCGGTCCCTTTAATCCTTCCCTGACCTTCTAGCTTTCAAGCCTAAGCAAGGGTCTATCTATACCATCCCCAGCCCCTATACAATGTGAGGCCCCCATCTGTGGCCCCTGCCACCTTGcccttcccagtctcctctcTCAGACAGACCCGGAGTTACCCAAAGAGAAGAGATAGATCAGCTACAAGAGGAGATGGCGCTGATTCTGAACAACCACATTATGGAACAACAGTCTCGGCTCCAAAGTCGGTAGGGAGGAAGGAGGCAGCGGATTCGGAGGCTGCGCCGGGGGTAGGAAGGGATCTGTGAAACACTGAGCTCCGGATGGATGCATTTTACTGTTGTTTCCTTTGGGAAACCAGGTACTTAGGAATCTAGACCTTCCCTCGGACCACCCCATCCATCGCACACAGTATCCAGATTGCTCAGACTGCTGTGTTGTCTCCCTTTTCCAAGTTGTTGGCTCCTGTTGTTGTTTTCAGTCAGTAGAGATGCAAAGTCGTAGCTCATGGCCTGGGTGTGACAGCTTTCCTGAGACTGGTGACATTCCTTACCTCTCACCTCTCCGACTTTTCCAAACTAAAGTCAAAATTTCAAAGTCTTGTTCATTCTTTTGGCCCGCTCCTCTCCTTTGGGTCAATTCCTTGAAGTTTTAGGTCCCCTTGAAATTAGGATCCGTCACACTTTCACGGACAGAGCCTAGTTCAACAGTGCAGGCTCAGACATCTATGCCACCTTCGCTCTGCTCATTCCCTAATGAATCCGTTTGCTACGAGGGAGATGCTTTATACTATAGAATAACACAACCGCCTTCTAGAACTGGATCTAGAAGGCCTCACCTTCAGATTCTATACAGTTGACGTTTTGGCCAAGAACTTCTTTTACACTTGacctcaaagccctgggttcaggaAAAACTAGGCACAATGAAGGAACAGTGTTGATAGAGGCCCTTCTTGGGTATGTCTGAGATTTTCCAAGATGTAGCTCCAGAGCATCTGCTGCTCAGACTTAGCCTCTCTGAGGAGTGGTCCAGGGGATAGGAACCTCAGGACAGGACTCCCAGCTGCCTTATTTCCCTGGTAACCCTGCTCCTTCCTCCAAAGGTTTCTGTATGCAAAGCTGATGGGCCTGCTGGCTGACCTCCGGAGTATAAACAATGCATACTCCTATGAACTTCAGCGCTTGGAGGAACTGTCTGCTATGACGCCGCTGCTCGGGGAGATTTGCAGTTGAGGCCCAGGCTTGCATCCTTTCCCCAGACCCCCAGGGATACACTGGCCTGGAAAGGGTACAGCGCTGGACCCCACACGGGAACCAGCAGGAAGGAGCTTGGGAGTGGCAATGAAATGCTGAACAGTCACTGTCTCTTAGTGCACTCATCAGTGGGGcgtggagtgggtgggggacagagagaagggaggtgggCAACCACAGGGCCAAAGTTGTTCTCCGGAAACACAGGGGATGGGAAAGATGGAAGCCTCGGGGCTAGGAGGTGACTAGAGTTCCTTCTGGGAATGGGTGGGCCCATTCTTTGGTCTTTCTGTGGCCAGAGATTTAACTCTTTAATCCTCCCTTCCCGAGGGAAGGAGTGGAAGACTGAGGAATGGAGAAACCAGGAGAAATGGGataggaggcttttttttttctgctccctCTTTCCATGCAGATTTCTCTGCTTTGAAGAAGGAGTAGTAATATctcaatcaaacaaaaataacaaaaaaagtagGGTGAGGGAAGCCAGACACATCCCGTAGTCCCTCTCCTTTACTCCAGAGCCATACAGCTTATGGGAGATTATAGTGGGGCTGATGGCAGTATTGGGAACCTCAACCCGCTACCTAACTGGAAAAAATGACTCTCCGGCAGTTCTGGTTCTGAGGAGGACATCGTCCTGTCCCCCCCACTCTGCCCATGGGACCTAGGAGTCATCCGGCAAGGTAGGCTCTGGAGAGGGACCAAGTTAGTCTCTGGCCCTAGGGTATCAGACTCAAAGGTTCCAGCTGCTGCAGAGGCTGCTCCCAGGACAACCTCAGCCCACAGTGATGCTGAAGCCGCAATGGAATCTGTTTCGCCAGTGATTGAGGAAGGCTCCAAGGGCTAGGGTGACAGGCAGGGGACGcatcttcttctccagcaccgCACCAACACACCAGTTACTGTCCACCAAGCCTGCCGGGGAAAAGTATATTGACCCGGTTGATTAGCCAGACTTGGAGTATGGAGTCAACAGAAGTAAGGTAGAGCCTCCCTCCCTGCATGTCCCCAAATCCCTCACCACTTCTAAGTGTCTCAAAACCCTCACCTCTAAACACCATATCGGCCTGGGGCAGAGTCAGGTGGTAACCAAAGGAGAAGGTCGTATCTTGTAGCCTTGTATTTGCCTCAAACTCTACTCCAACCTGAACCTGAGAAGCAGGGACAAGAACGAGAGGAGGACCCGTCGCCATGAATCCCACAGGAGTTCTGGCAGGGTATAAGCAAGCTGGAATGCATGTGTGAAAATGTAGACCAGATGAGGCCAGAAAGAATCATAGGCCAGAAGCCTGGGAAGACTCGAGGGGCAGAAGGTTCTGGTTGACTGACTCACTAGGCTAAGAGATGAGCTTGGTAGTCTTACCTGTTCATTGGCCTTGTGGTAATAACTTGCATGGGCCCCACCTGACCCAACATTCAACGTAGCTACCCAGTGGACAGCTGCAGGGTGGGGGAGAACAGAGGGAAAAGGCAGTTACCATCGTAGATACAGGCAAAGGAACCCCAGAAAAGCCCCGAGTCTCTCCTCCTCACCATCATTCACTTGATCTCGTACCTGAGTACTTCCCAGCCAGAGTCAAGATGGCCCCCTCTTCTCCTGGCCGCCGGTGATAAACTAGCTCTCCTCCTAGCACAAGCCGATGGGTGATGCTCTGCAGGAAGTGAGCAACCATGATCACTGTCAGGGAGAGAGGATGCAAGAGTCAGGGAGTCAGGTTTAGTTTCTTACCATCTGGTCATTCCCACCCTAGCCTAGCCAAaaaggtccccccacccccagaactccGTCCCAGTTCCCCACCTGATTCCCCAATCAGATCCGGATTTCCCAGGGTCAGAGTGGCTGTGTAGTCATCTCCCCGATACTCGCCATCAAACTGCCATGTCAGGAACTTGGCCTGCTGTGTCTGGGTGGGGAGAGTAACAAATAAAATACCCTTCTCTCTGTTTATATTCAGTATTgcctctgctcctcctccccctgcgtCCCCCAAGGCAGGATACccatggaggagaaagagaggtgcCTCGGtggatggaggcaggaactgtGGGTCACCTGGAAGACAGCCTTAGCTCGCAGCCGTTCTGCCAACAGAAGCAAGACCTGGGCGTTGAGACTGCCACTGCTGTCCATATCCCCCACCACAGTGGGGAACACCTGTTAGGGAGCGTAGACAGGAAGGCTGAGATGGGTAGGTAGCTCTATCCATTGGCACATGAACAGGAAGGGATTTCAGTAACATCTCACAGTGCCCCCTGGTGGACGCCAAAGACAAACTCGGGCAGCTTTGCACAGGACTAGCTCGCGTTCAGAAGAGGCACTGAGAACATAGTTGCTGATCACACACATTTCCAAATTCTCAAGACCTACGTCCATGTGCGTTTTACACAGTTGACGCGAGTGTGGGGGAGCCCTCACCTCTGTGGGGCTAAGCTGCCAGTCCCCTGCATAGGCGGTATGGAGGTGGTACCCTGGCAAGCCCAGGGCACTCATGTGCACAGTATGAGCCACCTGAGGAAAGAGGAGACAACGGAGAACAGAGCATTCTATTTCGTTTCAATCCCGTCTCCCACCCTTGACCTTTTTTTCCATCCAGAGGGGGCTTTTTAAAACCTCAACTATTCCAACGCATGCAGAGGGCCACTGGACTTTAAGCAACAAGTCCCACATCTTGTTGCTTAAAGGCATTGGGGGGGGAGGACCCCACACTTCCCCTCATTTGTCCCACATAGCCTAGCCAAGACAGGACTAATAGGTGTAAAGAGGATCCAGAGAcaagcagggaggaggggggtAAGTAGGGGCCAGACCAGTGGGAGCACCTGGAAATGGCTGCTCAGAACCTTGTTGACAACCAGCTTCACGCCTTCCATCTGTGCTGGGAATACATCTGAAGGGAAGGAACATGCACAGATAAGGACCCCTAACTACATAGACGGACTCCCCTTTCAATTGCATATGAAGCACTGGAGGAAATGACCTCCTTTCAAATCCTGCAACAAAACGCTCTGCTTTGAACATCTGGTCCTTTTTGACTGCCGGATGCTCCAGCTGTGATCTCCCCTCGCTGTTCACATCACTGGACATCAGCATTCAGGACCCTCCCCTTCTCTATGACCCTTCATCCTGAGACACCCAAAAGCTGCGGTCTCACCTTTGCACAACCGGTGCAGCTCGTCGAAGCTCCCGGGGTTGGGCAGCGGTTCCTCTCGACGGTGGCTCCGGCGGGGTAAAGTACCCATCGGTGCCAGGCCCAGGGTGTTCCCCATTTTAATCCAGAGGACAGGGAGGGGTTGGGGTTAGCCTGGGGATAAAATCTATTGCTCCCTCTATCCCCCACGGGCTCCACCCCCCATCATCGGGCTCCCCAGTTTCAGAAACTTCCATATGGTTCAATGCTAGACCTGCAATAAGGAACAGTAGGGGGAGAGAACACCGATGCTAAAGTTGAATCCCGGGCACACTCCCGCCCCATCGTTGATCCCTCACCCCCACCTGTCACCCCCGTCTGCTCTCCCATTATCTAGTCTTAACTACTACCGCAGGCTTCCGCTGACTTTCTAGTTTCTCTGTTCTTCATTCCCACGTCCCAAGGGTCTGCCCGCAATGGAACACTAGCCCTTACCATCTCAGACCATCCTGCAGCCTCTTTCCCCCTAGGCACACCCGGTCATCTTGATGGGGGCAGCCATCTTGAGTAATGGCAGAACTGCAGCTTCACCCTGTATTCCAAGCATGTCCGTAGGCGCCATCTTGGAAATGGGCAAAGGAAGCGCCCAAAGACCCAACCCACTCAATGATGAAAAAGGTGCCTCAATTTACTAGTGACCAATaggagaggagaaaacagaagagTGGCAGGCCTGCAGGCCCCAGGGCTTCAGTCCGAGTGCAGTGGCGAGTGGGAGTTTGTGGGTGGCCCTTTAGACGTTAGTGGAAGGCCCCCTTTTAAGACCGCCCAACCTCCTCAAGGTCGAGATAAACTCTTGAGCATTCAAGACACTAGAGGGAGCATTTTGCCTATTAGACCAATGGAGTTCCTTAAACCGGAACGTGAGAAAAGTGAAACTATAGTTTGAAGACCTATTTTATGAATATATCACACTCAGGGGTTGTGAAGACGTGGTTCACTTTACCCTCCACCTTCCTGAAAGCCGGCTGGAGAATCCCCACAACTCTCCACTCTATACCACCTCCAAAGGACTGCTACTCACAATCCAACCCCCCAAAACAGACCTCTACCGCCCCCCGCCGTCCCCCCTTCCCCCGCTGGAATTCACAGGCCTTGCCttcccggcgtggtggcgcaggcggatttctaagttcgaggccagcctggtctacaaagtgagttccaggacagccagggctatacagagaaaccctgtctcaacgaccccccccccccaaaaaaaatgacTGTGAGAGTTCTGAGGGCGAGGAGAGAGTTGTGGGCAGAACTAGCTTCCGAAGCAGCTACCCTCTCTAGTTATTATTTACATggagaaaagacaaataaaatctaAGAATACAACCGCAGCCTGAAGTTACGCTCCTCCCCCCAGGGCCAGGGGCAAGCAGTGATGTGACACTAGAGGTAAGTCCACAAGAGGACAACTGGAAATATGCAAGATTGCATATGcaagggttgaagagatggcgaAGTGGGTAAGAGCAGTGAcgaggctggtgaggtggctcagatgCTTCCCCAAAAGTCataagttcacttcccagcaatcacatagtggctcacaaccatctgtaatggaatctgatgtacCCTTCTGTTGTTTGCATTTATACATGCAAAGAGAgagagtcgtgtgtgtgtgtgtgtgtgtgtgtgtgtttgagagagagagagagagagagagagagagagagagagagagagagagagaactggctaCTTTtcaaaggatccaggttcaaatcctagcacccacaactttaattccagttccagagaatctgacactCTTACACAG is part of the Mus musculus strain C57BL/6J chromosome 1, GRCm38.p6 C57BL/6J genome and encodes:
- the Nr1i3 gene encoding nuclear receptor subfamily 1 group I member 3 isoform 2 (isoform 2 is encoded by transcript variant 2) produces the protein MTAMLTLETMASEEEYGPRNCVVCGDRATGYHFHALTCEGCKGFFRRTVSKTIGPICPFAGRCEVSKAQRRHCPACRLQKCLNVGMRKDMILSAEALALRRARQAQRRAEKASLQLNQQQKELVQILLGAHTRHVGPMFDQFVQFKPPAYLFMHHRPFQPRGPVLPLLTHFADINTFMVQQIIKFTKDLPLFRSLTMEDQISLLKGAAVEILHISLNTTFCLQTENFFCGPLCYKMEDAVHAGFQYEFLESILHFHKNLKGLHLQEPEYVLMAATALFSPGFCMQS
- the Nr1i3 gene encoding nuclear receptor subfamily 1 group I member 3 isoform X4 is translated as MFDQFVQFKPPAYLFMHHRPFQPRGPVLPLLTHFADINTFMVQQIIKFTKDLPLFRSLTMEDQISLLKGAAVEILHISLNTTFCLQTENFFCGPLCYKMEDAVHGFQYEFLESILHFHKNLKGLHLQEPEYVLMAATALFSPDRPGVTQREEIDQLQEEMALILNNHIMEQQSRLQSRFLYAKLMGLLADLRSINNAYSYELQRLEELSAMTPLLGEICS
- the Nr1i3 gene encoding nuclear receptor subfamily 1 group I member 3 isoform X3: MFDQFVQFKPPAYLFMHHRPFQPRGPVLPLLTHFADINTFMVQQIIKFTKDLPLFRSLTMEDQISLLKGAAVEILHISLNTTFCLQTENFFCGPLCYKMEDAVHAGFQYEFLESILHFHKNLKGLHLQEPEYVLMAATALFSPDRPGVTQREEIDQLQEEMALILNNHIMEQQSRLQSRFLYAKLMGLLADLRSINNAYSYELQRLEELSAMTPLLGEICS
- the Nr1i3 gene encoding nuclear receptor subfamily 1 group I member 3 isoform 1 (isoform 1 is encoded by transcript variant 1), encoding MTAMLTLETMASEEEYGPRNCVVCGDRATGYHFHALTCEGCKGFFRRTVSKTIGPICPFAGRCEVSKAQRRHCPACRLQKCLNVGMRKDMILSAEALALRRARQAQRRAEKASLQLNQQQKELVQILLGAHTRHVGPMFDQFVQFKPPAYLFMHHRPFQPRGPVLPLLTHFADINTFMVQQIIKFTKDLPLFRSLTMEDQISLLKGAAVEILHISLNTTFCLQTENFFCGPLCYKMEDAVHAGFQYEFLESILHFHKNLKGLHLQEPEYVLMAATALFSPDRPGVTQREEIDQLQEEMALILNNHIMEQQSRLQSRFLYAKLMGLLADLRSINNAYSYELQRLEELSAMTPLLGEICS
- the Nr1i3 gene encoding nuclear receptor subfamily 1 group I member 3 isoform X2 — protein: MTAMLTLETMASEEEYGPRNCVVCGDRATGYHFHALTCEGCKGFFRRTVSKTIGPICPFAGRCEVSKAQRRHCPACRLQKCLNVGMRKDMILSAEALALRRARQAQRRAEKASLQLNQQQKELVQILLGAHTRHVGPMFDQFVQFKPPAYLFMHHRPFQPRGPVLPLLTHFADINTFMVQQIIKFTKDLPLFRSLTMEDQISLLKGAAVEILHISLNTTFCLQTENFFCGPLCYKMEDAVHAGFQYEFLESILHFHKNLKGLHLQEPEYVLMAATALFSPDPELPKEKR
- the Nr1i3 gene encoding nuclear receptor subfamily 1 group I member 3 isoform X1, coding for MTAMLTLETMASEEEYGPRNCVVCGDRATGYHFHALTCEGCKGFFRRTVSKTIGPICPFAGRCEVSKAQRRHCPACRLQKCLNVGMRKDMILSAEALALRRARQAQRRAEKASLQLNQQQKELVQILLGAHTRHVGPMFDQFVQFKPPAYLFMHHRPFQPRGPVLPLLTHFADINTFMVQQIIKFTKDLPLFRSLTMEDQISLLKGAAVEILHISLNTTFCLQTENFFCGPLCYKMEDAVHAGFQYEFLESILHFHKNLKGLHLQEPEYVLMAATALFSPDRPGVTQREEIDQLQEEMALILNNHIMEQQSRLQSRYLGI
- the Nr1i3 gene encoding nuclear receptor subfamily 1 group I member 3 isoform 3 (isoform 3 is encoded by transcript variant 3) gives rise to the protein MTAMLTLETMASEEEYGPRNCVVCGDRATGYHFHALTCEGCKGFFRRTVSKTIGPICPFAGRCEVSKAQRRHCPACRLQKCLNVGMRKDMILSAEALALRRARQAQRRAEKASLQLNQQQKELVQILLGAHTRHVGPMFDQFVQFKPPAYLFMHHRPFQPRGPVLPLLTHFADINTFMVQQIIKFTKDLPLFRSLTMEDQISLLKGAAVEILHISLNTTFCLQTENFFCGPLCYKMEDAVHGFQYEFLESILHFHKNLKGLHLQEPEYVLMAATALFSPDRPGVTQREEIDQLQEEMALILNNHIMEQQSRLQSRFLYAKLMGLLADLRSINNAYSYELQRLEELSAMTPLLGEICS